One genomic segment of Pedobacter endophyticus includes these proteins:
- a CDS encoding CAP domain-containing protein — protein MYKQTLLLISLIFLGLSTYAQKWTDAELRRANTAANADYLTNEEKDIVLYLNLVRIDGEKFYYTFLEDYINNYNAKVKQYRNYNELKITRTNPYYTSLLKHLRPVKNLQLFYPDEKLTALSRGHAQDLNRNNLESHDSSNGDKFSKRLSKYFPNKAMSENIDFGYSTSLEIVCHLLLDCGVPALGHRFNIIDQKYKLNTVGVSIQPHPAYSWCAVMDFVAQPVFYSNNR, from the coding sequence ATGTACAAACAAACTTTATTGCTTATTTCGCTGATCTTTCTCGGCCTCTCCACTTATGCCCAAAAATGGACTGATGCCGAATTGAGGCGGGCAAATACCGCGGCAAACGCAGATTATTTAACCAACGAGGAGAAAGACATTGTGCTATACCTCAACCTTGTGCGCATAGATGGTGAGAAATTTTACTACACTTTTTTAGAAGATTACATCAACAATTATAACGCAAAGGTTAAACAGTACCGCAATTACAATGAGCTGAAAATTACGAGGACAAACCCGTACTACACTTCGTTACTTAAGCACTTACGACCAGTAAAAAACCTGCAGCTATTTTATCCCGACGAGAAATTAACGGCATTGAGCCGCGGCCATGCACAAGATTTGAACCGAAACAACTTAGAATCGCACGACAGCAGCAATGGCGACAAATTCTCGAAAAGGCTCTCAAAATATTTTCCCAACAAGGCTATGAGCGAAAATATCGATTTCGGCTATTCAACCAGTTTGGAAATCGTTTGTCATTTATTGCTCGATTGTGGCGTACCGGCACTTGGGCACCGCTTCAACATCATCGATCAAAAGTATAAGCTAAACACAGTTGGCGTAAGCATACAACCGCATCCGGCTTACTCGTGGTGCGCTGTGATGGATTTTGTAGCCCAACCCGTTTTTTACAGTAACAACCGCTAA
- a CDS encoding GtrA family protein yields MRQAILAFIDFFYPPFKKYISPHNFRYMATGGGTLLLGILSYYFAYFFIFKAEEVDFGIIVLQRETACLLVDYCIAIPTSFLLNKYLIFTHSELRGRVQLFRFLNLQLINILANYVLLKFLLELLRDYPTLSMLSRILVSVLMALFSYLYQHYFTFSVKKIGRGKDS; encoded by the coding sequence ATGCGTCAGGCGATTTTAGCTTTTATAGATTTTTTTTATCCCCCGTTTAAAAAATATATTTCCCCACATAATTTCAGGTACATGGCAACCGGCGGCGGAACGCTGCTTTTAGGCATTTTAAGCTATTACTTTGCTTATTTTTTCATCTTTAAGGCCGAGGAAGTCGACTTTGGCATTATTGTGCTGCAACGAGAAACCGCCTGCCTGCTGGTCGATTATTGCATTGCCATTCCCACCAGTTTCTTGCTCAACAAATACCTTATTTTTACGCATAGCGAATTACGAGGCCGCGTGCAGCTTTTTAGGTTCTTAAATCTCCAGTTGATCAACATTCTGGCAAACTATGTGCTGCTGAAGTTTTTGCTTGAGCTTTTAAGGGATTATCCAACGTTGTCAATGCTTTCGCGGATTTTGGTTTCGGTACTCATGGCCCTGTTCAGCTACCTTTATCAGCACTATTTCACATTTAGCGTAAAGAAGATTGGACGCGGGAAAGACAGTTGA
- a CDS encoding aromatic amino acid hydroxylase, whose protein sequence is MSHFNDFNNAQVAKLPRHLKQFIVAQNYEKYTPIDQAVWRYVMRQNYSYLKNVAYYPYIKGLQRAGLSIEYIPDLQTMNDNLGKIGWGAVTVDGFIPPAAFMEYQAYRVLVIAADIRQINHIEYTPAPDIIHESAGHAPIIADTNYNNYLSYFGSIGAKAMFSAKDFELYEAIRKLSILKEAADADETEIAKAEKELRFISENMGEPSEMALLGRLHWWTVEYGLIGTLEDPKIYGAGLLSSIGESATCMQPDVKKLWYNIDTLNYTYDITKTQPQLFVTETFQNLIDVLEQFADTMAFRRGGTESIMKAIACKNTSTAVYSSGLQVTGIFTDIGISASDEVTFIKTTGPSALALNGKQLTGHGKNYHKDGFSSPVGRLKGAVKPLEDYSEQEVEALRHSANGAKLVFESGIAVEGLIIDVLRENGKVLLIKFTNCTVTESNKNVLFKPEWGDYDMAVGEKIVSVFNGAADKDAFEEITLISNEKTHKITYDNKTLQLHKLYQRVREIRESGENLSELTEIFKELKANHRQDWLCALEVLEIVYHKKMHHQLEREVQVYLEIKASKEPDHTKLISDGLHVIKNPVSQQL, encoded by the coding sequence ATGAGCCATTTCAACGATTTTAACAATGCGCAGGTAGCGAAGTTGCCCCGCCATTTAAAACAATTTATTGTAGCCCAGAACTATGAAAAGTACACGCCAATCGATCAGGCGGTTTGGCGGTATGTTATGCGCCAAAACTATAGCTACCTCAAAAATGTGGCGTACTATCCGTACATTAAAGGGCTCCAGCGGGCGGGGTTAAGTATAGAGTATATTCCCGATTTGCAAACCATGAACGATAATTTAGGCAAAATTGGTTGGGGTGCCGTTACCGTTGATGGCTTTATTCCGCCGGCTGCGTTTATGGAATATCAGGCTTATCGGGTGTTGGTTATTGCGGCCGATATCCGTCAGATTAATCATATCGAGTACACGCCTGCACCAGATATTATTCACGAAAGTGCTGGCCACGCTCCTATTATTGCCGATACCAATTATAACAATTACTTAAGTTACTTCGGCTCAATTGGTGCAAAGGCCATGTTTTCGGCAAAAGATTTTGAGTTATATGAGGCCATTAGAAAGCTATCGATATTAAAGGAAGCAGCAGATGCCGATGAAACGGAGATTGCCAAAGCGGAAAAAGAACTCCGGTTCATTAGCGAAAATATGGGCGAACCGTCTGAAATGGCCTTGTTGGGCCGCCTGCATTGGTGGACGGTAGAATACGGCTTAATCGGAACATTAGAAGACCCAAAAATTTATGGTGCTGGCTTACTTTCTTCTATCGGCGAAAGCGCCACTTGTATGCAGCCTGATGTAAAAAAGCTTTGGTACAATATTGATACGTTAAACTATACCTACGATATTACTAAAACGCAACCACAGTTGTTCGTTACCGAAACATTTCAAAACTTGATTGACGTTTTGGAGCAATTTGCCGATACAATGGCCTTTAGGCGTGGCGGAACGGAAAGTATTATGAAAGCGATTGCCTGCAAAAATACTTCGACAGCTGTTTACAGTTCGGGCTTGCAGGTTACGGGAATATTTACTGATATTGGCATCAGCGCCAGCGACGAGGTTACATTTATTAAAACTACAGGCCCATCGGCTTTGGCCTTAAATGGAAAACAGTTAACGGGCCATGGCAAAAACTACCATAAAGATGGTTTTTCATCGCCCGTGGGCAGGCTTAAAGGCGCCGTGAAGCCATTAGAAGATTATAGTGAACAGGAAGTTGAAGCCTTAAGGCACAGCGCTAATGGCGCAAAGCTTGTTTTCGAAAGCGGAATTGCAGTTGAGGGACTGATAATTGATGTATTAAGGGAAAACGGAAAGGTATTGTTGATTAAGTTTACTAATTGTACTGTTACCGAAAGCAATAAAAATGTGTTATTTAAGCCCGAGTGGGGCGATTATGATATGGCTGTGGGTGAAAAAATAGTTTCGGTTTTTAACGGCGCAGCTGATAAGGATGCCTTTGAGGAAATTACCTTGATTAGTAACGAGAAAACGCACAAAATTACGTACGATAACAAAACGTTACAACTGCACAAATTGTATCAACGGGTGCGTGAAATTCGGGAAAGCGGCGAAAACTTGAGTGAATTAACCGAAATTTTTAAGGAACTGAAAGCAAATCATCGGCAAGATTGGCTCTGTGCCCTCGAAGTATTGGAGATTGTTTATCATAAAAAGATGCATCATCAGCTGGAAAGGGAAGTTCAGGTTTATTTGGAAATTAAGGCAAGTAAAGAGCCCGATCATACCAAGCTGATTAGCGATGGCCTGCATGTGATCAAAAATCCGGTTAGCCAACAGTTGTAG
- a CDS encoding SDR family oxidoreductase, with protein MNIIITGASSGIGFETALEFSLQKENKVVAIARSADKLRKLLEIARGINPDCTLLPVEFDIVNDDYAALIPFLQERLGTIDILINNAGALVNKPFLETTEVDLGEMLQSNVISHFRMIQNTLPLMQSGSHIVNIGSMGGFQGSVKFSGLSAYSASKAALHTLTECLAFELAETGIKVNCLALGSAQTEMLEAAFPGYQSPVMAFEMGKYIADFAKTGHKFFNGKILPVAVTTP; from the coding sequence ATGAACATTATAATTACCGGCGCAAGCAGTGGCATTGGTTTCGAAACTGCTTTGGAATTTAGTTTACAAAAAGAGAATAAAGTAGTTGCAATTGCCCGTTCGGCAGATAAACTGCGTAAGCTTTTAGAAATTGCAAGAGGCATAAACCCCGACTGTACCTTGCTACCGGTTGAGTTCGACATTGTAAACGACGACTATGCCGCACTTATTCCCTTTTTGCAAGAACGTCTTGGAACTATCGATATTTTAATTAATAATGCGGGCGCCCTGGTTAACAAACCGTTTTTAGAAACTACCGAGGTAGACCTGGGCGAAATGCTGCAAAGCAACGTAATATCGCACTTCAGGATGATCCAAAACACCTTGCCTTTAATGCAAAGCGGAAGCCATATTGTGAATATCGGTAGCATGGGCGGCTTTCAGGGTAGCGTAAAATTCTCCGGCTTATCGGCGTATTCGGCAAGTAAGGCCGCTTTACATACTTTAACCGAATGTTTGGCTTTTGAGCTGGCAGAAACCGGAATTAAAGTAAATTGCCTGGCGCTGGGTTCGGCACAAACCGAGATGTTGGAGGCGGCTTTCCCCGGTTACCAGAGTCCGGTTATGGCCTTTGAAATGGGCAAGTACATTGCCGATTTCGCCAAAACGGGCCATAAATTTTTTAACGGAAAAATTCTGCCAGTTGCGGTGACTACCCCATAA
- a CDS encoding DUF4870 domain-containing protein — METNTPLKSTDNGKMAAIVSYITVFGWLISYFALYKGKKTSLSTYHLRQSLLLHLATFVIWGALSVIGTILAAGIIAYLGYAFSIVSLIYIVLGILIANNSQQRPLPFMGESAQKMFSTI, encoded by the coding sequence ATGGAAACGAATACCCCTCTTAAAAGTACAGACAATGGTAAAATGGCCGCAATTGTGAGCTATATTACTGTTTTTGGTTGGCTGATTTCTTATTTTGCGCTGTACAAGGGTAAAAAGACTTCATTATCAACGTACCATTTAAGGCAATCGTTATTACTTCATTTGGCTACCTTCGTTATTTGGGGCGCTTTATCGGTAATTGGTACAATTTTGGCGGCAGGCATTATAGCCTATTTGGGCTACGCATTTTCCATTGTTTCTCTTATCTACATTGTTTTGGGCATATTAATTGCAAACAACAGCCAGCAGAGACCACTCCCGTTTATGGGTGAAAGTGCACAAAAAATGTTTTCAACAATCTAG
- a CDS encoding C40 family peptidase codes for MKKIIFPILFFILFVTTAKAQTILPPQYQELVKHLATNLPKEVKVIEKEQETSSESLIDFAKSMLGIPYRYATSNPKVGFDCSGFVSYVFSNFGFKVPRSSREFSYAGKETTLKDAKVGDVLIFTGSNSKIRRIGHVGIVYSIDDDGIKFIHASSGKAHGVTITPLNGHYQNRFLKIVSII; via the coding sequence ATGAAGAAAATAATATTCCCGATTTTGTTTTTCATTTTGTTTGTTACAACAGCAAAAGCCCAAACAATACTCCCACCACAATACCAGGAACTGGTTAAGCATTTAGCAACAAATTTGCCGAAAGAGGTCAAAGTTATTGAAAAGGAGCAGGAAACCAGCTCTGAATCGTTGATCGATTTTGCCAAAAGCATGCTTGGCATTCCTTACCGCTATGCAACCAGTAACCCTAAAGTTGGCTTCGATTGTTCGGGTTTTGTGAGCTACGTATTCAGTAATTTCGGCTTCAAAGTTCCCCGTTCATCACGGGAGTTTAGCTACGCAGGGAAAGAAACCACTTTAAAAGATGCTAAAGTTGGCGATGTATTGATTTTTACCGGAAGCAATTCCAAAATAAGAAGAATAGGCCATGTCGGCATTGTTTATTCGATTGATGACGATGGGATCAAGTTTATTCACGCATCGTCGGGCAAGGCCCATGGCGTAACCATTACACCGCTAAACGGCCATTATCAAAACCGGTTTCTTAAAATTGTTAGTATTATTTAA
- a CDS encoding YdeI/OmpD-associated family protein: MHTSVQVDQYIIKSAEFAIPILDHLRNLVHQADARIEEKIKWGMPFFELKGPVCHIAAFKNHCAFGFWKASLMQDEHKLFSDKSTAMGTLGKITSFNDLPSDEILLAYIQEAIQLNEDNIKLPPKTKKAESTPLIIPEYFIDALQQDSKAMAVFQNFSQSNKKEYVMWLEEAKTEATKQKRLQTAIEWIAEGKPRMWKYLK, encoded by the coding sequence ATGCATACCAGTGTTCAGGTAGATCAATACATTATCAAATCGGCGGAATTTGCCATTCCTATTTTAGACCATTTGCGTAACCTCGTTCATCAGGCTGATGCCCGCATTGAGGAAAAAATAAAATGGGGAATGCCATTTTTCGAATTAAAAGGCCCGGTTTGTCATATCGCTGCGTTTAAGAACCACTGCGCATTCGGTTTCTGGAAAGCTTCGCTGATGCAGGATGAGCACAAACTGTTTAGCGATAAAAGCACCGCAATGGGTACATTGGGCAAAATAACATCATTTAACGACTTGCCCAGCGATGAGATTTTGCTTGCCTATATTCAAGAAGCCATTCAGTTAAACGAAGACAACATCAAACTGCCTCCCAAAACCAAAAAGGCAGAATCGACACCACTTATTATTCCTGAATATTTTATCGATGCCCTGCAGCAAGATTCGAAAGCAATGGCCGTATTTCAGAATTTTAGCCAATCGAACAAAAAGGAATACGTTATGTGGCTCGAGGAAGCTAAAACCGAAGCAACAAAGCAAAAAAGACTACAAACTGCTATTGAGTGGATTGCGGAGGGAAAGCCGCGAATGTGGAAGTATTTGAAGTAG
- a CDS encoding flavin reductase family protein, producing MLTLKTEDLSAVELQNYLQYAIAPRPICFASTIDADGNVNLSPFSFFNMFSTKPPICIFSPARRVRDNTIKHTLENVLQVKECVINVVNYNMVQQMSLASTEYAKGINEFEKSGFTMLKSEIVRPPRVAEAPVQFECVINEVISLGNTNGAGNLVLAEIKLIHINEDILGDDGKIDQKKIDLVARLGGDWYCRVTDANLFKVAKPLAKLGIGVDSLPQSVRLSKVLTGNDLGMLGNVEHLPSDDDIDLIGLHTEVKEVLDATIGDATNRERELHELAKKFLQQGDVELALKIVLL from the coding sequence GTGCTCACACTAAAAACGGAAGACTTAAGCGCTGTTGAACTGCAAAATTACTTGCAGTATGCCATTGCGCCACGTCCAATTTGTTTTGCTTCTACCATCGATGCTGATGGAAATGTCAATCTAAGCCCTTTCAGCTTTTTCAATATGTTTAGCACCAAACCGCCGATTTGCATTTTTTCTCCGGCCCGGCGTGTAAGGGATAACACCATAAAACATACCTTGGAGAACGTTTTACAGGTAAAAGAATGTGTTATTAATGTTGTAAACTACAATATGGTGCAACAAATGAGCCTCGCGAGCACCGAATATGCGAAAGGGATTAACGAGTTTGAAAAATCTGGCTTTACCATGTTGAAATCTGAAATTGTCAGGCCACCGCGGGTGGCCGAAGCACCTGTTCAGTTCGAATGCGTAATTAATGAGGTAATCTCTTTGGGAAACACCAATGGTGCAGGGAATTTGGTTTTAGCCGAAATTAAGTTGATTCATATTAACGAGGATATTTTGGGCGATGATGGCAAAATAGACCAGAAAAAAATAGATTTGGTGGCTCGCCTTGGTGGCGATTGGTATTGCCGCGTTACCGATGCCAACTTATTCAAGGTTGCTAAACCTTTGGCCAAATTGGGAATCGGCGTTGATAGTTTGCCTCAGTCGGTGCGTTTATCGAAAGTTTTAACGGGTAACGATTTAGGTATGCTGGGCAATGTTGAGCATTTGCCGAGTGACGACGACATAGATTTAATTGGTTTGCATACCGAGGTAAAAGAGGTTTTGGATGCAACTATTGGCGATGCGACGAACAGAGAAAGGGAGCTGCATGAGCTGGCGAAAAAATTCCTCCAGCAAGGCGATGTGGAGCTTGCATTAAAAATAGTTTTACTTTAA
- a CDS encoding fumarylacetoacetate hydrolase family protein produces MKLVSYKTEDSAHLGLFIDGHIYNLNSCDKLIPDNMSEFLQGGEVLMDRAKKVDTDIKNGGLTAKEEVFYELLAPVPNPTSCRDAYAFRQHVAAARRNRKVDMIPQYDEYPIFYFTNHNSIQGNGEIECMPDHFEKLDFELELAIVIGKKGRNVKAADADSYIAGYMIMNDMSARTLQMEEMVLNLGPAKGKDFCTAIGPWLVTPDELEKYKVPAKEGHVGNAYDLKMTCRVNGIEVSKGNAADMDWTFAEIIERCAYGVDILPGDVIGSGTVGTGCFLELNGTGLFNDANYKAQWLQPGDIVEMEITGLGALTNNITRADTDFSILALKK; encoded by the coding sequence ATGAAATTAGTATCGTACAAAACCGAAGATAGTGCACATTTGGGCCTGTTTATAGATGGGCATATTTACAACCTAAACAGTTGTGATAAGTTGATCCCTGATAACATGAGTGAGTTTTTGCAGGGCGGGGAAGTACTAATGGATCGTGCAAAAAAGGTAGATACCGACATCAAAAACGGAGGCTTAACAGCGAAAGAAGAAGTTTTTTATGAGCTTTTGGCACCTGTTCCAAATCCAACAAGCTGCCGCGATGCATATGCGTTTAGGCAACATGTAGCTGCGGCTCGCCGTAACCGAAAGGTTGATATGATTCCACAGTACGATGAATACCCGATTTTTTATTTTACCAACCATAATTCCATTCAAGGCAACGGCGAAATTGAGTGTATGCCCGATCATTTCGAAAAGCTCGATTTCGAACTCGAACTGGCCATCGTTATCGGCAAAAAAGGCAGAAATGTTAAAGCTGCTGATGCCGACAGTTACATTGCCGGTTATATGATTATGAACGATATGAGCGCCCGAACTTTGCAAATGGAAGAGATGGTGCTGAACCTTGGCCCGGCCAAAGGCAAAGATTTTTGCACCGCTATTGGGCCATGGCTGGTTACGCCCGATGAACTGGAAAAGTACAAGGTGCCGGCGAAAGAAGGACACGTTGGCAATGCTTACGATTTAAAAATGACCTGCCGCGTAAACGGCATTGAGGTATCGAAAGGAAATGCTGCCGATATGGATTGGACCTTCGCCGAAATTATTGAGCGTTGTGCCTATGGTGTTGATATTTTACCAGGTGATGTAATCGGATCGGGAACGGTAGGCACAGGCTGTTTTCTTGAGCTAAATGGTACGGGTTTGTTTAACGACGCCAACTATAAAGCGCAATGGTTGCAACCGGGCGACATTGTAGAAATGGAAATAACCGGCTTGGGAGCGCTAACGAATAATATTACCAGGGCTGATACCGATTTTTCTATTCTGGCCTTAAAGAAATAG
- a CDS encoding DUF3800 domain-containing protein has protein sequence MSIFFGFSDECGAYQTEKTIKHVAVHPYYIRCTLIIKADDWKKINTLFRDLKVEYDLPLEREIKWAYLWQLRKFQKEKKEIPKNKDFKFLEHHSYKSLIEFVDSSLSLLNYIDYKKIIITHTENRTCPKINEKAMLKMHLQEHMQRVEMETQARDGQNLAVMFFDPVCENTDKYLRDIYFDLFSSGDFISSYKHIKDSLNIEYSHQSVGIQLTDFISGAFSSILKGLKSNNYEMGKIMFYDYIYPNLRCHKQTVWGAGIREVPSDMCYRNKLTKELLADLEKMKRNRD, from the coding sequence ATGAGCATATTTTTTGGATTCAGCGATGAATGTGGGGCCTATCAGACAGAAAAAACCATTAAGCACGTTGCTGTGCACCCATATTATATTAGATGTACCTTAATAATAAAAGCGGATGACTGGAAAAAAATCAATACGCTTTTCCGTGATTTAAAAGTAGAATACGATCTACCATTGGAACGAGAAATAAAATGGGCTTATTTATGGCAGCTAAGAAAGTTCCAAAAGGAAAAAAAAGAAATTCCAAAAAATAAAGATTTCAAATTCTTAGAGCACCACAGTTACAAGTCGCTGATTGAGTTTGTTGATAGCAGTTTAAGCCTCTTGAATTATATTGACTACAAAAAGATTATTATTACTCACACAGAAAACCGAACCTGTCCAAAGATTAATGAAAAGGCGATGTTAAAAATGCATCTCCAGGAGCACATGCAACGTGTAGAAATGGAAACTCAGGCAAGGGACGGACAAAATTTAGCTGTAATGTTTTTTGACCCAGTATGTGAAAATACAGACAAATACTTGAGAGATATCTATTTTGACCTTTTTAGTTCTGGTGACTTCATTAGTTCTTATAAACACATTAAGGACAGTTTAAATATCGAATATTCGCATCAAAGTGTTGGGATTCAACTAACAGATTTCATTTCGGGAGCTTTTTCGTCGATTTTAAAGGGCTTAAAGTCTAACAACTATGAAATGGGGAAAATCATGTTTTACGACTACATCTATCCAAATTTGAGGTGTCATAAACAAACAGTGTGGGGAGCAGGCATAAGAGAGGTCCCTAGCGATATGTGCTATAGAAACAAACTCACTAAAGAGCTATTAGCCGATTTGGAAAAAATGAAAAGGAATAGGGACTGA
- the msrB gene encoding peptide-methionine (R)-S-oxide reductase MsrB gives MINWNDVIKYTNQGNPTPDKRVEKTEAEWKALLTPEQFRITRLKGTEPAGSGAFCHAHDAGKYKCICCDNELFDSTIKFSSSSGWPSFTQPIRENAIKYEKDTTYGMIRVEVMCNNCDGHLGHVFPDGPEPSGLRYCINSESIDLIKIGA, from the coding sequence ATGATAAACTGGAACGACGTTATCAAATATACGAACCAGGGCAATCCTACGCCCGATAAAAGAGTGGAGAAGACGGAAGCTGAATGGAAAGCCTTGCTTACGCCCGAACAATTTAGGATTACGCGTTTAAAAGGTACCGAGCCAGCCGGTAGTGGCGCTTTTTGCCATGCACATGATGCAGGTAAGTACAAATGCATCTGCTGTGATAACGAACTGTTTGATTCGACCATTAAATTCAGTTCTAGCAGTGGGTGGCCAAGTTTTACACAGCCGATAAGAGAGAACGCAATAAAATACGAAAAAGACACCACGTACGGAATGATTCGTGTGGAGGTGATGTGCAATAATTGCGACGGACATTTGGGGCATGTATTCCCCGATGGACCTGAGCCCAGCGGTTTAAGGTATTGCATTAATTCAGAATCGATCGATTTGATCAAAATAGGAGCTTAA
- the msrA gene encoding peptide-methionine (S)-S-oxide reductase MsrA — protein sequence MKMKIFSLLSPFFLLVTFVACGTTDSNQKAKQEANNQIKPLATKNLKNAKRAYIAGGCFWGMEELFRKQKGVLDTEVGYIGGDNQNPTYDNHPGHAEALEITYDSTATNFREILDYFYRIHNPTTVDRQGNDRGSSYRSAIFYQNEAEKKIAQEVIGIVDQSKRWDGKVVTKLEPYVKFWPAEEEHQDYLLKHPNGYTCHYERFGSFLDRKE from the coding sequence ATGAAAATGAAGATATTCAGCTTATTATCGCCATTCTTTTTGCTGGTAACCTTTGTGGCGTGCGGCACAACAGACAGTAACCAAAAAGCGAAGCAGGAAGCAAACAATCAAATTAAACCATTGGCCACCAAAAACCTAAAAAACGCTAAACGAGCGTATATTGCGGGCGGTTGCTTTTGGGGAATGGAAGAACTTTTTAGAAAACAAAAAGGTGTGCTCGATACAGAAGTCGGTTATATAGGCGGCGATAATCAAAACCCAACTTATGACAACCATCCGGGACATGCAGAGGCGCTTGAAATAACCTACGACTCAACAGCGACGAATTTCAGAGAAATATTGGACTATTTCTATCGCATACATAATCCAACCACCGTAGATAGACAAGGAAATGATCGGGGTTCGAGCTACCGTTCGGCTATTTTTTATCAAAATGAAGCAGAAAAGAAGATAGCCCAGGAAGTAATCGGCATTGTAGATCAATCGAAAAGATGGGATGGAAAAGTAGTAACCAAGCTGGAGCCCTATGTAAAGTTTTGGCCGGCAGAAGAAGAACATCAAGATTATTTATTAAAGCACCCGAATGGTTATACCTGTCATTATGAGCGGTTTGGTTCTTTTTTGGATAGAAAGGAATAA
- a CDS encoding homogentisate 1,2-dioxygenase, with product MPVYHKLGQIPAKRHTVFRKPDGNLYAEELVSTEGFSSLYSLVYHCHPPTIVKHLGEPYNVEPKIAREKHLKHTSLIGFNIKPEDDFLKSRKPVLVNSDLHVVLAAPRKSMTDYFYKNSQADEMIFVHEGSGKLKTGFGEIKFGYGDYLIIPRGTIYQMEFDNETNRLFIVESFSPLRAPKRYLNQYGQLMEHAPYCERDLRLPENLQTHDEYGDFKVLIKKQGLIYPYTYGTHPFDYIGWDGYHYPYAFSIHDFEPITGRLHQPPPVHQTFEGHNFVVCSFVPRKYDYHPDSIPAPYNHSNVDSDEVLYYVDGDFMSRKSVVKGQITLHPGGIPHGPHPGTVEKSIGKEKTDELAVMIDPFRPLMLTQEALEIEDENYYKSWSS from the coding sequence ATGCCTGTTTATCATAAATTAGGCCAAATTCCTGCAAAGCGACATACGGTTTTTCGTAAGCCCGATGGAAATCTTTACGCCGAGGAATTGGTTTCGACCGAGGGTTTTTCGAGCCTCTACTCATTGGTTTATCATTGCCACCCGCCAACTATTGTGAAACATTTGGGCGAACCCTACAATGTTGAGCCTAAAATTGCACGCGAAAAGCACTTAAAACACACCAGCCTGATTGGTTTTAATATCAAACCCGAGGATGACTTTTTAAAAAGCCGAAAACCTGTGTTGGTCAACAGCGATTTGCATGTGGTTTTGGCCGCTCCGAGAAAGTCGATGACCGATTATTTTTATAAAAATAGTCAGGCCGACGAAATGATCTTCGTACACGAGGGCTCAGGGAAACTAAAAACGGGTTTTGGCGAAATTAAATTCGGATATGGCGATTATCTGATCATTCCGAGGGGAACAATTTATCAAATGGAGTTTGATAATGAGACAAATCGGCTGTTCATTGTAGAAAGTTTTAGTCCGCTGAGGGCGCCAAAACGTTACCTCAACCAATACGGCCAACTTATGGAGCATGCGCCTTACTGTGAGCGTGACCTGCGCCTGCCCGAAAACCTTCAAACTCACGATGAATACGGCGATTTTAAAGTGCTGATTAAAAAGCAGGGTTTAATTTATCCATATACCTACGGCACGCACCCTTTCGATTATATTGGCTGGGACGGTTATCATTATCCTTACGCTTTTTCAATACACGATTTTGAGCCGATTACGGGACGTTTACATCAACCGCCGCCAGTGCATCAAACCTTTGAAGGGCACAATTTTGTGGTCTGCTCATTTGTTCCCCGCAAATACGACTACCACCCCGACTCTATTCCGGCACCTTACAACCACAGTAATGTAGATAGCGATGAGGTTTTATATTATGTTGATGGCGATTTTATGAGTAGAAAAAGCGTAGTAAAAGGACAAATTACGCTGCATCCGGGCGGAATTCCGCATGGGCCTCATCCCGGCACAGTAGAGAAATCGATCGGTAAGGAAAAGACAGATGAACTTGCGGTAATGATCGATCCGTTTAGGCCACTGATGCTTACACAAGAAGCCCTCGAAATTGAAGACGAAAATTATTATAAAAGCTGGAGTAGTTAG